In Oryza sativa Japonica Group chromosome 1, ASM3414082v1, the genomic stretch cgtactaggatatgtcacatccaaccaaaaaaCCTTATATTTgcggacagagggagtagtatagcCAACTGTCAGCTCTAAAAATTGACACATTATCTACAGCCACTCTAATAGCCTACCCATAcaataattttatataaatatatattgcaCCATTAATACTtggcccacctctcatacacacacaatattTTGGAAcccatgctgcagctggctacaaatctttagcccgcttttcttctctctcctctcctctcctctctcctccacatatgTCTGTAGCTAACCTATAGCatgctattatacttgctcttatatATCCTTCATCCGTGTCCATTCTTTTACAACAGAATTCCATTACTGCTTTACATATTGCATGATGTCTCGGAACTTCTAAGAGAAGGTGGTTAATTGGGAGCAAAAGCACCTCGTTTCGCCAATCAGAGGGCTGCTActcagggtgtgtttggataatgggaaatggggGGGTGAGATTGGGATTAGGAAATGAAgcaagggttaggattaaatagaagagggagaatgaatgATTAGGATTTAAAAGTgtcttttggtgggtgggaaatcatttccctaTCCCATTAGCCAAACACTGCCTCACTGATAGAAGGATACTTACCTATGCTAGATGTGACTAAATGCATGTAGTAGAATATTGACAAATACCAATATTGATGGTGCAAGATAATACCGAATCAAGTACATAATCTAAGGTAAGAAAGGAACCTCTGTAAAGAATCTTGAAGCTGATTGTTTCTCCTATCAGCATCTTCAAGGTTTCTTTGTAGCTCCCCAATTTCTACCTGAGCATCAGCTAGTTGTTTCATGATTGCACCATTATGCTGTCTCTCAGCTTTCAATGAATTCTCTACTGCTGTCACATTTTCCTCAAGTCTGATCAATGGGGAACAAATAATCAGCTGCGTCAATGTTTACTTATAGAGGTGATCTCCAACAGCAAGATCATTAATAAAGCACAAAATTAGTAACCAGAATTTAAACGGGTAGAAAATAAATCCGAAACAAACTGCCCTAGAATATAAAAATAAGTCAATGCAAACATCAAACAGCAGACCTTTGGGTGGTGTCGTGATAGTGAGCAATGCTTTTATCagcatcttcaatttttttgaGTAGTTCCTCATTTTTATACTGTGCTTCGCTTAGTAATTTCTTAGTTGCTTCAGTTTCTTGCCTTTCTGTAGTCAATAAAGCATCCTTCTCTGTTAAACTTTCTTCAAGCCTATGTtcacaaaaagaagaaagaactgTTATTGAGATAGTAGAACAGATTTTGTAAAATACATATGGTTGCAAAAGAAAATGACTTCATGATTGATCAAAAGTTTCCATGCATGTCGAGCAATGGCCATGTAACTTGTAAAGAATCTAAAAACCTTTGTATAGTAGTCTCAAGTTGAGTAGATTTTTCATCAGTATCCCCAGCTTCTCTCAGAAGTTCATCAATTTTAGCTTGTGCTTCAGCTAATTGTACCACAGTTTCCTCATGTTGTTGCTTTTCAATAGTCACTGAAGATTGTAATTTTGTAATGGCCTCCTCAAATCTACATATAGAAATAGATTGCAAGCCATCAGACATCATAGTAAAGGAAGATGGAAAGATATTTATGACCAAACAATAGAATATCAGTTCACAAGAACTTTCTAGGACGAACCTTTGAACTGTTTCCTGAAGCAGATCGATTTGTTTCTCAGCATCTTCAAGCTTGCTTGCAAATGCTTCATTTCTTGCTTGAGATTCAGCTATTACGGCACTAGCTTCTTCCTTTTCCTGTCTTTCTGCTAGCAAAAGGGCCTCCCTTTCTTGTATAGTCTCCTCTAGTCTGTATTGAAAAAGAATGGGAGTGCATTTTAATGCTATTAGAGCCGAAATGGTATGTGCCCATTACAGTAAACTATCGGTTGCACATAAATGAATCTAAGGGAACAATGGAAGCAAAAGAATACCATGAATTTCTGAATTGACATAAATGTCCCTCAAATCATTTAAAGAGGCATCTGATTTTCATAATGAAAACATGTAGTTATAAAAGAAATACACCAGCAAATACACTTTCTAGATCTGGCACCAGTCAAACAAAATGTCCAGAAATTACAGTGGTCAGAAGTGGTTAACTACCAAATGAGAAAATTGTGGGTTTTATACAACATGGAGATTTATTGGAATTTACTATAAAAGAGTGCTTTTCTGGGGAGGCTAGAAGAGATGGAAGGGGGGTATTTAGGAGGGAGGAGGTGCAGTGAGATCCAATGAATAAAATGATCTAAAGTTGAGAATTCGAGTGACACAGGTGTTTCTAGAACTGCAAGAAACATAAAGCGTGCACCATCTTATGTATGAACGTGCATGTCTATGTCTGTTATGTGCAGGCATTAGAATGTAGAGTTATGTATGATGCTCTTTTTATTTTGGGAGAATGCATGTTCTAGTCAACTGTTTTCTGGTTTAGCTTccacaatcaacaagaaataatacTGAACACTCAggcaattaagaaaaaaagacaaacctctGCACAGTATCGCTAAGCTGCTTGATTTTTCCATCTGCATCCTCGACTTCCTTGCTCAATTCTTCATTTCTTTCTTGAGCATTAGCATGTGCTTTCTTAGTTAAATCATTTTCCTCTTGTTCTGCTACTAGAAGCGCCTGTCATAATAGTGCACTCACTGAATATCAAAATATTTCATACCATGCCTAAATGAGCTAAAACAGGCCAGAAATAAATATCATGATtgcttctactccctccgtttcacaatgtaagtcattctagcattttccacattcatattaatgctaatgaatctagacatatatacctatctagatttattaacatcaatatgaatgtgggaaatgctagaatgacttacattgtgaaacggaggaagtagaaaaaTTACAACTGTACACTGCTGACTCTTTttaatataaacatatatacaaCAGTAAATTGCTATTGTAAACCATTTTATCAAATGTTAATAGAGACCCTCCCTAGTGGTTCAATGTACCTTGAGTCCTTCGATTTCAGAAGTCAATGAACtgatcttttctctttcttgCTCAAGAGCTTCCTCAACAGCCTTTTTAGCTGATTCTCTTTCCTGCATTGCTGTGACGTCTTGCATTCGCTGTTCCATTTCATTAAGAGCGGCCTGCAATTTAGAAACTTCTGCTACTTTGGACTTCTCCAGATCTGTCTGCAAATCAAATACACATACATGACCAATAGTTTCTATGTCAATACGGATACAACCTGCAGTGCCAACGTAAGTCAGTGCAGTTGCACCATATCTGCAGTAATTTAATTGTACTCAAGACCAGGAATTAACCCTTAATTTCTTTTCCAGGCCCAACCGGTTTGTTAGCTCCTCCACACGTTCCTCCAATTTCTCTTTTGCCACCTTAAGAGCTTGTGTATCTCTTGCAGCCTAGAATATTTGTGCATGAGAAAATTTGCTTtagtaaaggaaaaaaaatccatcagtTACAAATCAAAAGGTGTTCATTTACCATTCTGAGCTGTCTCAGCTCCCTTCTGGCAACCCTTCTTCTCCAAGCACATTGATAAGTCAATGCTGCTCTCTTCAGTTTTAGATAGTTAGAGTTATCTCTGTGGCAACGCCACTGGGTCTGCAGATACACATGTCCAAATGATGGTCTAAACATAAGCAAATGAAGATGAATGGCACATACAACCAGGAGCTTGATGTCCATCTACAGTTGAACAAGGAAAGTAACAGTGAAGTGTATACAAGAACAGCTAGCCTACCTGGATATGGGTAGTAGCCTTGTTTTGCTTTCTAAACATGAATTCCTTGAGAGCTGCCATGGTTCTTAACCCTGTCTGCAATGTAATGGCTGACAAACGCAGTTGAGAATAAGTTCTCCATGCAAAATAACAGCGGatatttttctgaatttttattgcTGCTGCTTCTCGTCTCAGGCATTCATGCAGTTTACAAGCCAATCTTGCTGCAATCAGAAGAAAAGCTCTCAATATATGTATACAGGTCCATCTATATACTACACAAAAACATTTTCAGATACCATCTGAAAAGCACTTTACCTCTAACAAAGGATTGCAAGCAAACAGATGCATTACGCAGTATCAGGAACTGCTCACGAGCAACATGAGTACGAAACTGACCCTGAACACCTCTTGCTGCATTATTCCGCACCTCTGTTCTTCTAGCATCTAATTCAGCCATCTGACCAGCTCTCAGGAATACTTTGGTTCTTCCAATCTGTAAGTTGCAATTAATTTTTCAACTATAGGACTAACTAAGCAAACTTCCAAAGCATTATATTTTCCTAGACACTAAACAAAAGCAACCAAAAGGACAACATGCGTTGTGAATCATCTGCTTGCAAGGAGTCAAGTCAGAACCTTCTAATATGTTTTCAACAGTATAATCCTACTATTAAATCATATcaagagagaaaaatataacTCATAAAGAACAGCTAAATGGTGGTGGGCCAAGTCCAAGGCCCAAAATCATTGGTAGTCTCTTCAATAAATCCATAGTTGGTACCAACCACATCAAACCCCACTATAAGCAAACCCTATACTTCAGTGGTTCAACCCACCCTAGGTACCTCTAGCCCTTTCTGATGAGCTCAGTATTTTATTCTTttcgtatttttttttataatttatgtcGTCCACATACAGCAACCCAGTTTGTTGGAATACACACAAAAATAATTTCAACTTCTTGGTTTAGAACACAATCTAACCCAGAACCCGATTGAAAACCGAACCAGACCATCCTTTTATTTCAATGCTGTTTAGACTCACAAGGCAAACATGTATGCATTTATTCTCAAAGTGGCAAAGTCTCACCCATTTCAGACAATGTTTATCTGGCCAGTAACCACCTActttaaaagatataagttgTCCCTACTCATTAAGAACATTCCCATGGCATACATGCCATTTTAGTGAAGATGTACATGTCATATGGCCATATGGGGCCATGCCTATGGTAGCCAAACAATAAATGCATGCGATGGCTAGTAAAACATATTTCACCTGGTAACCCTGCAGCCCCATTTTATCCAAAACCTTTTGGCAGGTGACCTTTTCATCATTTCTACAGAAAAGCATGTGGACCATTTATTAATACAAACCAGAAATGAAAGGGTAAAATTTATTAGACaaaatgaagacactaaattGTTGAGGCATTGATACTCACTTCTCTTTCACAATTTCAGAAGCAAGAATGCGAAAGCGATGAAGAAAATCATGAAATAATTTCCTTGTGGGATATCCAGCACAGCTGATTCTAATCGCTTCAAGAACACCCTTAAGGATGAAAAACAATTATCAGAAGGCACTATGAAACTGTACTCCACGAAATTTCAAAAAAGGAAATATAATATCTACTTACCGAACATCGAAGTTGCTGCAGAACATTCGTGTTCTCAAATATAGCAGGTTTAAGAACACTATTTGGTTTTACACATCTAATGTAATGAGGCTCTGTAGAGCTCAACGTCTCCATCAGTTCATGAAGTTGCACCTGGAAATTAAACTCAATCAAATGAGAGGTGTTTCTATATCAAAGCACAGCTAAAGAAAAGTAAACACCACAATCCCACTCTTTATTAAAAACTTCAATTGTTATTATACTAATCTGTCAAATAAAATCCCTAAAGTTATATACTACGTATTTAGATTCAGCTTAGGTCCTTTCTGCTATATCATGCCATGAATCTCTGGCATAGGACATAGTAGCAGAAAAAATGTAATGATTATGCAGTATGCCAACACATTAGTCTAATATCGTGTCGCAAGCGAGATTCTCCCATGCTGTTTTACCTAAAAAATAGCGAGATTCTCCCATGACATTTAATTCATATCACTAGTTTGGTGATGTGACATCGGTCTAATAACATGGCATGGAAAAATAATAAGCTCAGATTACAAGCTATGTAAGGGTCCACTAAACATATTTAAGTTTCTACCATTAGTAGGAAACAAAAGTTGAATTCATAACCCACATAGTATAAAATAGTGACATAATAAACAAGTCTAATATAGCAGAGAGTTACCTTAAAGCGAGTGGCAATTGAGGACTTTGATGATTTTGTGTTCTCTTCTGATGCCGGGGGGAACAATGCAGACACAAAAGAGCATCTGGAAGCATTCAGTAATTCCTGATGCTCTGCTACCACGTAATCTTTGTTTTTGTCCAGAAAATGATCAGATTGATATATCACCTGGAGATATATTTAAAAAGTGTGACATTCTCAGACAAATTTATGAATAAAGATAAGAGCAGTACACTGAAAATGCTTACATCTCCAGCATAATGTTGGATAGTAAACGCAGTACGAGAAAGTTTTGGTTTGGTAAATCTTTTGTGATTCTTGAACTTTTCGTACAGCTTCTGGGAAAATGTCTCGTGTGTCGACTTTGGGAACATGCTGGTTGATATAgacaataaaagaaaaaaatatcagagACATTAGAAATGTCATGCGGTGCAAAAAATGCACACCCCTAAGTAAAAACAAGAATGACATGTGTTGCTTGGGAATGAACATCAGGTGTCCACTTCAGCATATTATGAAAAATAGGATCTGGCAATCCACATAACATATATTGTTCCTAACTAAACAATTGATCAAAATCCACTTCTCTACATAAGGCATGCATCAGCGTAGTAATACACATATgtagacttttttttcttaatatgtCCCAGTAAAATTGGAACATGCAgtgaaaaacaaaggaaaaatggGAACTTACCAAGCTTCATCAAGAAGTGCAATAATGCCACCTGGTTTCTGGACACAGAAACGTGATAACTAAATATTAGAacataaaagataaaaaaaaaggtggtgGTAATGTACAACAGGAACATAGACGTGTTTTGAAACTACAATCATCTGTGGAAGGCACTGTAGCAATTAAGTATGGTATCATCTACTGGTTTAAAGAAGCTCAAGATCAGGTAGACCAATGTTTTCCCATAGCTTACGTTGGTTTTATTCGATACTATTGAATTGCATGCACCGACCAGTTCAACCCCAAAGCTTAAGCTGATGAGGAAAGGCAGACAATTCACTTGTACTCCAACACTCCCCTCCCGCAAGCCCCAAGCGTGGAATAGAAGTGGCtgcaattttttatttgattgcGTGCCAGCCTGGATTCGAACTCGAGAACTCTAGCTCTGGCACCAACCAGTTCAATCCAAAAGCTTAAGCTGATGAGGAAAGACATACAATTCACTTATACTCCAACAAATACTGATCAACTCAAAGGAAGATAAGATTGGCATAATATTGGTGTATAATATGGAACTTTGTCTAAAAATACTGAGGCCTTAAGTCAAATcaatcttcaaattcattatgaGATTTTGTCTAAAAAATCGTGCTGAAATCAGTTTATATCACTAATCACTATTGCTGCTCCTACAGGTAAAAGGTACAATCCCAGAATATGGATCCTATTCAAGTTAGCACATCCACCGAAGTCAGCTTCAGGCCCAAAGTCTGTGGCTTGAGCTTGGCTAGTCTTTTACTTGAGCAGATGAAAAAGCTCAAGCAATCCATATAGATAGGCTTTTGCTTATTTTTCCCCTAGCTCCCTGGGTATCCTTTGAAACTACACCAGCTATCAATAGTTGGATATGAAGTAAGTGAAGAGCGAAGTCATTAAGAAAGGAAAAGGGGTTTATAGTATTTCAGTGAATAAGCCCGAATTGGTCAAGACTGTTTATGGGCCCTTCTATATGATACCAGTTTGTGGTTTCATTGAATATGCTTCAGGCTCGCGATTCAACTTTGGTCGTTATGGATTGATACCAAAAAGGCATTCAGCTGGACATGGGAGGCAGCAACTGTTAGCACATGGCAACAGCACAGTTTCTATAGGCATCTCAGGGTTACACAACTGCATAATATGGGCCTATGTATCTGACACAGTAGAACATTGTCTAGCTAAGTTGAGGATTAACATGTTACTTGGTCATCTATCTTATCTGTTGCAGTAAAATTATTGTTAGCTTCATAAGCCGTGTATCTTATCTATTGGTTACTTAGCTTCATAAAGGAGCTGCCatctacttcctctgtcccaaaattaAGAGGTTTAGCAAAGAAACACACAGGTTCTTCCCACACTCCGGTTTTCCCTCTCCCCACAAACTGTCGATTCCACCCAGCTATAGTCTGGGTTTACTCATTGTGATCTGCGGATCATAACAGGACCTAACTGCATTAGCACTTGGGGAAAACAAATTACAACAGCGTAGTTAACCAATACCTTCTCGATCAAATCAAGTACATCTTGGTTATCTACAAACTCTATGTAACTCCAGTTAATCTGCTCCCTTGTATACTCCTCCTGCTCCATTTTGAATACATTCTGCAAAAACAAGCATCCATGGTTGCTTGGCACAGGAAGCAAGAGAATAACAGTCTACTAATATGATGAGTTGTACAGGTACCTGGTTAAAATGTTGCTGAAGTTTTTCATTTGTGAAATTGATACATAATTGCTCAAAACTGTATAGCAGCAGAATACAATAGAAGGACTTAGCAAACTCATATAGTGTCTTCGATAGCataaattaactattctttCTGCACCTAGCTAGTTACCTGTtagttttaaaactttcaaagcCATATATGTCAAGTACCCCAATCAATTTGTCCGAATTTGGGTCTTGCCCAATCGATGCATTAATTCTATTTACAAGCCTGCAATAGTACAACTGTACATACTTAGAAAGGATATGCGCATAAAAAGTATGGAATGAGTTGTCCCTAGTCAACTCTATTACCAGTCAAATAATCGAGAGTATATTTGTTTTGCTAAGCCATCCCTGCTAACAGTAGCAGAACTAGGACCAACTGTAGTAGTAATCACTCCTTCTGGTGTATTTATTTCCCTTTTTATCAAGGCATTCTCCAACTTCTTGCAGTCACACCTGTAATAAGCATTTCACAATGTATTGTAGattgtaaatatttaaatattggAAAGATGGCACTAAAATTACAAAGAGAAGTGAAGAACTTAAAACGTCAGGCATACATCAAGAGCTCTGCGGCTGTATTAAGATGGAATCTAGATTTGTCATCCTTTATAACAGATGAATCTACCTCACTCCCCTTTGCAAAATTAATATTTCCAAGATGCAGCACAGCAGCAACAACCCGGAATATAGCTTCCTGTAAAAGAAAATGTCGTTTGATAAAATGCATCCCCAGTAAAACAATTCAATACTTTAAGGGGGCAGATTTTAAAACCTGTTCTTGCTCAATGATGCCAACTGTATCCATAGCATTTCTAGTTACAAGATACTCTTCAGCATCGTTGATACCATCAACTCTAATGCAAGACGACTGATTGAGGTAATGAAATGAAGATGGATCCCCCAGCTTATACCTTTTTATATCCTGCAACCACAATTTTGGCATAAAAAGTAGCACATGTAACAGGTTGAAAAGAAAGATTCTACATGCAAACTGAGACCACAAACAGGGAAAAAAAGTACCTCTGGTGGCGCAGCACAGAGGAAGTAAAAGCAATGGTAGTTTCGCTCTGGACTATTGATTTGGCAGACTCGAGATCTCTCAAGCAAGTAAGTTCTAATAGCAGCGCCAGATATCTTCCCACTCTTGTCAAATTGGATTTCAACGAACTTACCAAATCGACTTCAGTATGTTAAGAAAAATTAACATCCATGTAAGTATCACATAATCGTAGTATGAACAAGAATGAGGGAATGAACTACTAAAGTTAATATTTGATTATTTTACTGTCTGTGTGAGCTAAATGTCGTGAATACAAAATAGAACCAGTTAGTTTTGATCTTAGATATTGAGAGGCTAAAATAGTTATATGTTTATCCTTCATGGCCTGCTGACCCATACGCGATCAGAGCCAAAACGATTTGCATTGGTAATCTTCTTGAAAAGCAAAATGGTTGCTTGAATCTAGCAGGTGGGACCAGTTCAAATATTTGGCAAAATACTAACATTAGCAGCCATTgaacttttgttttttctttcaagAGAGTTCTAAGTTCTAACCTAACTTTGTTTTCTCGAAAATGCAGGACTgcgtttcatttcattaagaagaaagaaactaaaTACAAAATGAGGGGGCTAAACTGACACACACCCAAGAACACGCCCACACACACAACACCTAAGGTTGACACACGACCAGAACAAGCAAACACAAACTAATTGCCCGGGGTAAGCGACCTACAGAGAAGCTCTTGGAGAGCGTAAGCTCCAGGCCTCCAGCTAAACTCCACAAGCTAAAATCATTTTCTATAGCCTGCAATACCATTTTCCAGCTACACTCAGTTCTAGCTTAACTTTGTACTCAGTACATAATTGCAATACCATATGACCAACCAAGTTCCATGCCTCAAGGTTCTACATATGTGAAAGCTACGGTCCAAATTATTTTATCGAGACTTTACTTCGAAACAAAAAACATTTCATATTGTAAGATCAAGACCTTCCTGAAATAATCTATACAGGATCATGCCAGTGAAGCGCTAATGATCAGAATACGTTCACAGAATAGTAATTTTTGCTTTTGTAGCATGTTTATTTTTAGCAACACACAGTTATTCCGCAAGTGATACCATAATAAACTCTGCTGCTCCTTCACACCTTTGATTATGATGTATACAACACAACTGTACTACCACTTTGTTTGTGTTACTCTGAACTCTAAAGCTGCAAACAGTATAGATTTCACTATCTTCTTATTTCCATGTTATGATATGCATACCTTGAATTGTTGTTCCGAACAGTTTTTGCATTCCCAAAAGCTTCAAGGACTGGGTTTGACTGGATCCAAAACACAAGTGAGAAAGAAAAACAGCAAAGAAAAATAAGGAAATTGATACATTAGAAAACACTATATCTTTTGAACTAATGGAACTCCAGTGATATCAGAAAGATGTGTTAAAAACATAGGAATCTTTCCAACTTACTTCTAAAACCTGCTGTTCAACCGTCCTTCCTCCTGTTCCAGACCGCCCACCCAAATATGCAAGATATCTCATCAGCAGTTTCGTCGTTTCAGTCTTACCAGCTCCACTTTCACCACTGACCAAAATGGAATTGTTCCTTCCTTCATTCATCATTTGCCTGTTTCCTTATTCAGACAAACGCAAAATGGTTTCATCAATATAGGAGGAGCACTTCCACACTTAGGTCAGTAATAAGATGAGGTGCTAGTACTATAAAAATTCACCTGTAAGAGACATCAGCTATTGCAAATACATGAGGATCTAGATCCCCAAGGTTTGCACCTTTGTATTTTTCCATAGTTCGGACATCAACAAGATTAGGCAGCCTTTGGAACGGATTTATGGCAATCAGGATATTGCCGGTATAGGTCTGGAACTCAAGAGAATATCATTAGGGGAAAAACAATGGACTAGTGTTAATGGTTGTTCTTTTGACATTACAATGAAATGATCACTCACATAGATTAGATTTCTTGCATATCTGACAGCCAGATTATCTAAAACACCAGGCTCGTGCAAGTATGATAACCTTGTCATGTCATCGACTCCATCAGGTGGTGCTTCTGTGTCTTTAGGATGTATATCTGATACATTTGCAATAACCTAGAGGCAAAAAATAACAATTACCATTTACATACAAAAAACAACATGCTATAGAAACTGAGTACCGTAGATAATGTCATACTTATAAAAGTCTTATCAAGCACATCATTGACATCAATATACACTCATTGTAGTCGATTTTCTCGAATCAGTTATACACAGGTAGAGCTAAATGAAAGCCACAAATTAAACCACACTAGCTAATGTATTTTGCTGCTCTGAGAGGCTACAAAATGTGCAATGGGAGTTAGACATCAACTGCTTTGGATGATTTTAGAAAGAGATACCACAAATCTTAGATGTTAAAGTATTGTTAGATGGTTCAAACACCTCACTAGCCTTTTTGATACAACTTATTACCATGGGGCTGTAAGTTTCCTACAAATGATTTTTCTGCTAACTATTTTCCTCTAAATGAACACAGCAGTCAATACTTGCTTAGTCAAAAACTAGAAAGTGGCAGACATGCAGAAAAACTGAAGTCGTAAACTCTCTGGAAcaaaaaattgaactcaaaagCCATTACGACTCAAAATTCATAGTAATATAATACAAAATTACAACTCAAAGCATACCGTCTTTCCCTTGGTTGTGCGAACATGGGCATTTTTACCATCAATCCGGAAGACCTCACCATCAACCCAAGCTGAATCTTTATCTTCCACCCAGACATGAGAGCCTATAACAATGTTTAACATA encodes the following:
- the LOC4325942 gene encoding myosin-17 isoform X2; this translates as MASMLNIVIGSHVWVEDKDSAWVDGEVFRIDGKNAHVRTTKGKTVIANVSDIHPKDTEAPPDGVDDMTRLSYLHEPGVLDNLAVRYARNLIYTYTGNILIAINPFQRLPNLVDVRTMEKYKGANLGDLDPHVFAIADVSYRQMMNEGRNNSILVSGESGAGKTETTKLLMRYLAYLGGRSGTGGRTVEQQVLESNPVLEAFGNAKTVRNNNSSRFGKFVEIQFDKSGKISGAAIRTYLLERSRVCQINSPERNYHCFYFLCAAPPEDIKRYKLGDPSSFHYLNQSSCIRVDGINDAEEYLVTRNAMDTVGIIEQEQEAIFRVVAAVLHLGNINFAKGSEVDSSVIKDDKSRFHLNTAAELLMCDCKKLENALIKREINTPEGVITTTVGPSSATVSRDGLAKQIYSRLFDWLVNRINASIGQDPNSDKLIGVLDIYGFESFKTNSFEQLCINFTNEKLQQHFNQNVFKMEQEEYTREQINWSYIEFVDNQDVLDLIEKKPGGIIALLDEACMFPKSTHETFSQKLYEKFKNHKRFTKPKLSRTAFTIQHYAGDVIYQSDHFLDKNKDYVVAEHQELLNASRCSFVSALFPPASEENTKSSKSSIATRFKVQLHELMETLSSTEPHYIRCVKPNSVLKPAIFENTNVLQQLRCSGVLEAIRISCAGYPTRKLFHDFLHRFRILASEIVKEKNDEKVTCQKVLDKMGLQGYQIGRTKVFLRAGQMAELDARRTEVRNNAARGVQGQFRTHVAREQFLILRNASVCLQSFVRARLACKLHECLRREAAAIKIQKNIRCYFAWRTYSQLRLSAITLQTGLRTMAALKEFMFRKQNKATTHIQTQWRCHRDNSNYLKLKRAALTYQCAWRRRVARRELRQLRMAARDTQALKVAKEKLEERVEELTNRLGLEKKLRTDLEKSKVAEVSKLQAALNEMEQRMQDVTAMQERESAKKAVEEALEQEREKISSLTSEIEGLKALLVAEQEENDLTKKAHANAQERNEELSKEVEDADGKIKQLSDTVQRLEETIQEREALLLAERQEKEEASAVIAESQARNEAFASKLEDAEKQIDLLQETVQRFEEAITKLQSSVTIEKQQHEETVVQLAEAQAKIDELLREAGDTDEKSTQLETTIQRLEESLTEKDALLTTERQETEATKKLLSEAQYKNEELLKKIEDADKSIAHYHDTTQRLEENVTAVENSLKAERQHNGAIMKQLADAQVEIGELQRNLEDADRRNNQLQDSLQRLVEDATTSEALLVAERQENEVTKKTLTEALDQIEELVKEVECAKNSVYQLQDNIQRLEQNASAREADLLTERQEKETTSKALAEAQAKIEGLLEEISSANKKTDLLQKTIERLEEGATTTDALYLTERQEHDQTKKAFSEAQEINQQLYRKIEEAEKNIEQLRENVERLEKDATARDSLLLMTKQSHDDTIKELLEVQERNLELMNGVEDSNKKIMLLEDSVKRLEERIAYIDSLLAIERRENNETKKELADAQKEIEELLDEMQDNVASIAEHEDTIRRLEENVGAKESLLLTEREQNASTLKLLAEAHLEIDELIRKLEDSDRKSDSLQSTIKRLEEDGIAKEALLLTEKQAHEATRMTLTEALEKNEELLKKIHDDDKHILELQFTIQRLEENTAAKENLLLREREQNDATTKAQIESQERNEQLLKRFVDVDRKIDLLQDTIERIGENSTIKDALLLSERQEKDAIKKELVEAGERNEELIMKIEDTDKKIEHLQNAIIKLEGDIEAKDISLEAAREENDTIRKSLAEAQEKNEELLRKISDNEYRIHLLQDTAQKLQVDAISRLSSFVMEKQESDAAKRALTEARERNEDLLKRNEDLLKRNDDLIKKIEESSKTITQLQETLQRLEGKSTNLEAENQVLRQQATATPPSTAKSSASRSKITRIHRSPENGHILNGDTRQAEIKPSTGTSETIPSIGNPPDLNNEKHVEQGEKLQKVLNQKYQSQQPQDDQQWLLTCISQYLGFFGSKPVAALLIYQCLSHWRSFEAMKTGVFDSILQAINSATEAQNDTRALAYWLSNLSTLTVLLQRSFKTTRTAISTPQRRRFSSERIFHASQTSNAGLAYLSGQPVVGAAGLPQVEAKYPALLFKQQLVDLIEKVYGMISDSVKKELNPLLELCIQDPRTSHSPAKGHANGLGQKNQLGHWLAIVKVLTNYLDVLRANHVPSILVHKLFTQIFSLIDVQLFNRLLLRRECCSFSNGEYVKVGLAELKHWSDNATREFAGSAWDALKHIRQAVDFLVISLKPMRTLKEIRTDVCPALSIQQLERIVSMYWDDINGSNAISAEFTSSLKSAVREESNTVTTFSILLDDDSCIPFSLDDIAKTMPIIEVAEDDLLPFVRENPSFAFLLQRGNS